AATGCCAACGTTATTGGCATCTATAGAGGTTTCCCAGAGTTTTAGGGCACGACCGAGAGTGTATTGTTCCATGTGACCGCAACAGTAATAAATAATCCAACGGACTTGAATTCTCGAAAAAAGTCTTGAGGTGAAGAGCCTGCCAAACGGCGCGAGCTACTCAGTAATTAGAAGAATATTACTATAAGTATGCACTCATACGTTTTTTGTATGAATGCGTACTCTAAAAAAGTTACTCAAGCCCTTCCATATAAGGAATTTTAGCAGTATTTCTAGAGCCTGCTTCGCGAATTTAAACCGTGGGATTACAGTTGAAAACTACAATTTTTATGGTATTTTTATGGTATATCTGTACTATGTTTAGGTGGGGGTATGTATGAAAAGTTACTCACTGGGTCATGTGCTAAATTTATGGCGCAAGTCCAAGGAAGCAAAACTTGTTGCCAATGATTTTGAGAAATACCTCAGCATCGCTTTGAGGTTTTATGTCATTCCTGAACTAGATACTCTTTCTCAAAATTTGAAAACTAGGCAGTTTGCTGCGTACTGCGATGAATTCCCAGCTGCCAAACTTAAAGATGCTTTAGAAATCTTCAATCAGCAGACGTCCATCGCGATAGAGAACGGGCAAATTTCTGAAGGTACCAGAGATAATTACCGTTCTACTCTCAAGCGATTTTTGGAGTGGATGGAGAGACAAGTTTGGTGGCGCGAGTTATTTCCAGTTCCAGTTACCCAAGAGGATGTTGCTCCTTTTCGAGTCTCACCAGAACCAAAACCGACGCGGGGAAAGCTGGCATCCTATGGATTGACATGGAGCCAGTTGCCGAAGCATGTAGTTGGGCAGATGCAGGTATTTAAAGAGTTCCGGTTAACGGGAGGTCAGAACCTACGCCGCACTGCTCGTTCTCTCCGGGAACGTCGGGAACTCGGAAGAGTCCGCAAGCCCAGAGTCGTTCCTGTTAAACCATCTTCGTTCCAGCATCATGATGAGCAAGCGGTACTCCGGTTTCTAGGCTGGTATGCCCAAGAGTACCCTGATTCTGAACTTAACTTGGAGCTGTTAACTGATGTAAATTTGCTTCGTGACTATACTGACTGGGCTATACAAACTCGTGGAGTAAACCATTCAACGGGTGAACATATGGTTGGTACAGGGATTGCGATCGCTAAGTGGCTCAATTACGACAATTCACAGCGGCGTGATTGGTCAGATATCCCGATTGTTCTCCAACTACAGGATTTACAAAGCGAATATTCAGAGATTTATGAACAGGAAAAGCAGCTCCTTACGCAGGAGAAATGGAAGCATAAGAAGCTAACTCATGAGGAAGCTCGACAGGTTGTTCAATACATCCAAAGACTATGCGCTCCAAATTATGGAAAACATAATAAAGAAACCGGAGAGTTTCTCAGCCACGGGACTCGACCAAAATCCGCAGTTGCTAGAGCTTGGCAGGCTTACTTAATTCTTAAGCTTTTGGTTTACTGCCCCGTTCGTCAACAGGAGGTGAGAAATTTAAAACTTGGAGAAACTTTGTTTCGCAAAGAAGATGACCGGGGGATTCCCTATTATGTGGTTAAGCTCCAGGAGCATAAACTCTCTTCGATAACCCACAAACCTCGTGAATATAAGCTACCGGCAATTTTGACCGAAGACCTTGATTTGTGGGTTATCGGGTGGCGACCTCTGATTGCAGAGTCAGTCAAAACTTTAGAAGGATGGGCAGAGTTTTGGGGTTATGGTTCTGACAAAGTAGAACGAATTCGGGCAAGAGTGGAAGCTGCTCGACAAGGAATTGTTGCTGAAAAGGTAGAAGCTTCGATTGATAAGTATATTGAGCAGGAAGAAGCAAGGCTACAAGGAGCGGAAAATCGTGTTGCTGCCTGGAAAGTAGCGAAGGCAAACTTCGAGAGCCATAATTACTTGTTTTTCATTATTGGTAAGGGAGATCCGAATAGTTTCGGCAAACCTCATTATGTTGCCAGTATTTGGCGCATGGTCAGTCGGGCGATCGCTACGGCAACACTTGCTTTATTCGGAGAAGCCCGATGGACTAACCCTCACGCTTTGCGGCATATTGCAGAGAAACATATCCGGCAAATAGGGAAATCAAATATTGCCAATCAATTTGGAACTTTGCTTGGACACTCAAAGGAAATGGGTGATCAGTATGCTGCTCAAATCACATCAGAGTATGAGTTGACAGAAGACATTGTAGACGATTGGTGGGAGTAACAACTGTAATAGGAGCTTAGCCATTTTATAGCCCTTAAAGGGGTTGAAAAGCCCTTTGAACAAGGAAAGGGTTGATGGCTTAAAAACACCTGAAACCTTTGCCAATACTAGATTATTCCTATTTGAGCTGAAAGTCTTTCCAGATTTGTATTTGAAGCTATTTTTGCTTCATTTTTTGTTTAAGTCCCGTTAGACGTTACGCCGAATAGTCTCGCGCCGCCTGTAATCTCTAGTTAAGAGTTACACTTTGACTTCAGAATCAAAGGGAAAATTAGAAATTCTTAAGACAGCGGCAGACATCTCAGATTGGGGATACGGTCGCTGGGCTTATGAACAGTGGGAAATCTTCAACGAACAGTATTGGGATGGAAGTTTAGAACCCGGTGGTATTTTTTGGGGACTTACAGCCCACGGACAATCACTTGGCTCTTATGAATCCTGGCGCAATGCCATTACCTTGCACAAAGCTCTTGTTGAACCAGCTTCTAACGCTTGGAGGCGAGGTAAATTACTGGGTAAGAAATTCGCGGCGGATGTGTTGCTCCATGAGATGATCCACCAAGCTCTTCTTCAACAAGAAAAAGTCTGCCCCCAATCCCATAACTGCGAAGCTTGGTGCGATGAGATTAATCGTCTCATTCCCTTAATGGGCATCGAAACCAGTTTGATTGCCCGACCTGTGAAGCAGCGTCGAATCAAAGTTGAGTCAGTGACGGTAGATGGCAAACTCACAACAAAGTCCAAAGTAACCTGGGAGCCACGACCGGGGTTTATGCCTCGTTCGACGATTGCTAATTTTCCCCACTCGTTGCGATCGCACTCTTACTATGAAAAATCAGCCGTGCAGTTAGGTAAAAAATCTGGATTGTTGGTAGATGGTGATGGTGTGGTTGAGCGTAACGTCTAGTTAAGCGTTACAGTTAACGCGGCAGCACGAGCTTAGCACTCTGTTGGGACGGATAGTAATACTTATTGACGCTTCTGTTTCAGCCAAAGCAGCCTTGTAGCTGTGCCTTGTGGAATCTTCGTTACTTTGGTTGGCTTACTCCCATCAACATCAACCAGGTAAAGAAAATTAGTACACTCAGGATAACCTATTAGTAACAAAGGTCGATAACACTTACCGTCGTACCCAGCTGCAAATACAATTTTTTGCCCGTCAGGTGACCAAGCGAAGTCTTGAATACCGCCAGCTGGACTTTTAGGAGGTGTAGGAAACAGTTCTCGCAGCTTTTTAGTCTTCAGATCCAATAGCCAGATTGTTTCACTGTTGAAGTTGAAGTTGTTATTGGTTTTGGCCCTAATGAGCAAAGCGAGATAGCGACCATCCGGCGACCACTTCATGGCTTCATCATTAGAAGATAGAGATGGGAATATCCGAATTGGTAAATCATCTTTGGCATCAAGGACTACTTGCAGGTTATTTCCGTCAGAATTGATTTGGTACAGCGTCTTCAAGGTTTTCTTCGTATCCCTATGCCAGAAGGCAAGAGTTTTACTGTCTGGTGACCAAATCAGTTGGTAAACACTACCAGGAGCGAGTTTAGTAATACGCTGCGAACGTTGACTGGCAATATCGAACAGGTAAACATCTTCGACAAGGCCAGAGGCCTCGTTACTAAAACCGTCTGTATAAGCGACAGTTTTCCCATCTGGGGACAAGGTGTACTGATTACTGCTGCCAAGACTTTTGTCCTCGATTTTTAAGACTTCTATAGAACCATTGGGACTAATGGATTTTTTCGCGTATAGAAGTCGTTGAGTCTGAGGAGACCATGACACATACGATCTCCTCGTTTCCTCATTGAGAGCACTTGGGAGACTGTTGGGAAACTCCCACTGAGACATCTTCCAATTTGTTGGGTTTACTACATACCAACCCTGTTGCTTGTTAATCTCAGTGAGGTTGAGGATGACGTCGCGATCTCTTGGTAAGCTGGTAATGCTCTTGACAGGAGCAAGTATTGACACGCCACACCCACCCAAAAGCATACAGATTAGAAAGAAAAATCTTAGCGGTTTGAAAGAGGCTTTCATTTTTTAACAGCGGCGCTTAAGCCTTACAGGGATAGGGAGCATTGAATTTCTGTCCTTCCAACCTAAGCGTGGAGGTGTGGCAGTTATGCAACCTCACATTCTGCTTTTCTAACTGTCACAGTGAGTCTCACCCAATATCACCATTGGATAGATGTTGCTCCACTGATAAATTACTGGGTAAGAAATTTGCGGCGGATGTGTTGCTCCATAAGATGATCCACCAAGCTCTTCTTCAACAAGGAAAAGTTTGCCCCCAATCCCATAACTGCGAGGCTTGGTGCGATGAGATTAATCGCCTCAATCCCTTAATGGGCATCGAAACCAGTCTGATTGCCCGACCTGTGAAGCAGCGTCGAATCAAAGTTGAGTCAGTGGCGGTAGATGGCAAGCCTTCAACAAGTCCTAAAGTAACCTGGGAGCCACGACCGGGGTTTATGCCTCGTTCGACGATCGCTAATTTTCCCCACTCGTTGCGATCGCACTCTTACTATGAAAAATCAGCCATGCAGTTAGGCAAAAAATCTGGATTGTTCGTAGATAGCGATGCCGCAGTTGA
This genomic window from Funiculus sociatus GB2-C1 contains:
- a CDS encoding PD40 domain-containing protein; the encoded protein is MSWSPQTQRLLYAKKSISPNGSIEVLKIEDKSLGSSNQYTLSPDGKTVAYTDGFSNEASGLVEDVYLFDIASQRSQRITKLAPGSVYQLIWSPDSKTLAFWHRDTKKTLKTLYQINSDGNNLQVVLDAKDDLPIRIFPSLSSNDEAMKWSPDGRYLALLIRAKTNNNFNFNSETIWLLDLKTKKLRELFPTPPKSPAGGIQDFAWSPDGQKIVFAAGYDGKCYRPLLLIGYPECTNFLYLVDVDGSKPTKVTKIPQGTATRLLWLKQKRQ